One window from the genome of Polynucleobacter sp. MWH-Svant-W18 encodes:
- a CDS encoding MFS transporter — protein sequence MQSLSRSQFKVLSLSALGGVLEFYDFIIFIYFARTIGALFFPPSMPEWLSQLQTFCIFAAGYLVRPVGGIIMAHFGDTRGRKKMFTLSIFLMAVPTLFIGLMPTYVDIGIYAPLLLLLFRMLQGAAIGGEVPGAWVFVSEHVPRKYISFACAALTAGLTGGIFLGAMVALAINTIYSPPEILGFAWRIPFLAGGIFGIVAVMLRQWLHETPVFQAMQKDIVRNEMPLKRVLLEQRPAVVLTALVSWVLAASIVTMILMTPTLLQTVFKVSPKLALEANGVATVCLSIGCLVFGALAGKFGVGRVMSFGSLGLIFSALLLYQQVNISHEHLLLLYGLNGFFVGVIALAPTVGVLSFPPEVRFSGLSFSYNITYAILGGLTPIFVSLLIPFSSMAPAFYVAALGLLNFGIGLYLAKKQF from the coding sequence ATGCAATCACTTTCCCGCTCACAATTTAAAGTACTCAGCCTCTCTGCTTTAGGGGGTGTTCTCGAGTTTTACGATTTCATCATCTTTATCTACTTCGCTCGGACTATTGGCGCCTTATTTTTTCCCCCATCGATGCCTGAGTGGTTAAGTCAGTTGCAGACATTTTGTATTTTTGCTGCCGGTTATTTGGTGAGACCTGTGGGCGGAATTATCATGGCGCATTTTGGTGATACGCGTGGTAGAAAAAAGATGTTTACTCTGAGCATCTTCCTGATGGCCGTCCCCACTTTATTCATTGGCTTGATGCCAACTTATGTAGACATTGGGATCTACGCTCCTTTGCTTTTGCTCTTATTCAGAATGTTGCAAGGTGCAGCGATTGGCGGAGAGGTGCCTGGTGCATGGGTATTTGTTTCTGAGCATGTGCCACGTAAATACATTAGCTTTGCTTGCGCTGCTTTGACTGCAGGTTTAACAGGCGGCATTTTCTTGGGTGCCATGGTAGCTTTGGCAATCAACACTATCTATAGCCCACCAGAAATATTAGGCTTTGCTTGGCGTATTCCTTTTTTAGCGGGAGGCATTTTCGGGATCGTTGCTGTCATGCTGAGGCAATGGCTGCACGAGACCCCGGTCTTTCAAGCAATGCAAAAAGACATTGTGCGTAATGAGATGCCACTAAAGCGGGTCTTACTTGAACAAAGACCAGCGGTTGTTCTGACCGCATTAGTTAGTTGGGTTTTGGCCGCATCGATTGTCACTATGATTTTGATGACACCCACTTTATTGCAAACGGTATTTAAGGTTTCTCCAAAGCTAGCGTTGGAGGCTAATGGCGTTGCGACTGTCTGCCTATCAATCGGTTGCTTGGTGTTTGGAGCGCTCGCTGGAAAGTTTGGTGTTGGTAGGGTGATGTCATTCGGATCACTTGGCCTTATTTTCAGTGCGCTGTTGCTATACCAGCAAGTCAATATCTCTCACGAGCATTTATTGTTGCTGTATGGCCTCAATGGTTTTTTTGTGGGTGTGATTGCTTTGGCTCCGACGGTAGGTGTTTTGTCTTTTCCACCGGAAGTGCGCTTTTCAGGGCTATCCTTCTCTTACAATATTACCTATGCCATCTTGGGTGGCCTCACACCCATCTTCGTCAGCTTGCTGATTCCTTTTTCCAGTATGGCGCCAGCCTTTTATGTTGCGGCTTTAGGACTGCTGAATTTCGGTATTGGCCTGTATCTTGCAAAGAAACAGTTTTAA
- the rpmI gene encoding 50S ribosomal protein L35 — protein sequence MPKMKSKSSAKKRFTVRAGGTIKRGQAFKRHILTKKTTKNKRHLRGSTEVAKADVKSIRSMLPYA from the coding sequence ATGCCCAAGATGAAGAGCAAGAGTAGCGCGAAGAAGCGCTTCACGGTTCGCGCAGGCGGAACGATCAAACGAGGTCAGGCTTTCAAACGCCACATCCTCACGAAGAAGACCACAAAGAATAAGCGTCATTTGCGTGGTTCCACAGAAGTTGCGAAAGCTGACGTTAAGTCAATTCGCTCCATGCTTCCTTACGCTTAA
- the thrS gene encoding threonine--tRNA ligase, translating into MLVVTLPDGSKREFEAPVRVADVAQSIGSGLAKAALGGIVDGKMVDTSFVIDKDSQLAIITDKSPEALEIVRHSTAHLLAYAVKELFPEAQVTIGPVIDNGFYYDFSYHRPFTPDDLIALEKKMTELAKKDEPVVRSVLPRDEAVQFFKDQGEHYKAEIIASIPQNEDVSLYAEGQFTDLCRGPHVPSTGKLKVFKLMKLAGAYWRGDSKNEMLQRIYGTAWLRKEDQDAYLHMLEESEKRDHRRLGKQLDLFHFQEEAPGLIFWHPKGWSIWQEVEQYMRRVYQQEGYQEVKAPQILDRGLWEKSGHWENYKENMFTTESENRAYALKPMNCPGHVQIYNSGLHSYRELPLRFGEFGQCHRNEPSGALHGLMRVRGFTQDDGHIFCTEDQIQSEVAAFDKAVRAVYQDFGFTEVAVKLALRPAKRVGDDAIWDKAEEALRGALKASGQEWEELPGEGAFYGPKIEYHLKDSIGRTWQCGTIQVDFSMPARLGAEYVAEDNSRKTPVMLHRAIVGSLERFIGILIENHAGNMPVWLAPTQAVVLNISGNSAAYAQQVQQMLKKQGFRVESDLRNEKITYKIREHALQKIPFLLVVGDKESESNTVAVRARGGVDLGVMPLDAFVARLQQDISQKVGPEPS; encoded by the coding sequence ATGCTTGTAGTAACGCTACCCGATGGATCAAAACGTGAATTTGAGGCCCCAGTTCGCGTTGCGGATGTCGCTCAAAGTATCGGTAGTGGTTTGGCAAAAGCTGCCCTAGGCGGCATTGTTGACGGCAAGATGGTTGACACCAGCTTTGTCATTGATAAAGACAGTCAATTAGCCATCATCACGGACAAGAGTCCTGAGGCCTTGGAGATTGTGCGTCACTCGACTGCACACTTGTTAGCTTACGCCGTCAAAGAGTTATTTCCAGAGGCGCAAGTCACGATTGGTCCAGTGATAGACAATGGTTTTTATTACGACTTTTCTTATCATCGTCCATTTACACCAGATGACCTAATAGCGCTAGAAAAGAAAATGACTGAGCTCGCTAAAAAAGACGAGCCAGTAGTCCGTAGTGTGTTGCCCCGTGATGAAGCAGTACAGTTTTTCAAAGATCAGGGCGAGCATTACAAAGCCGAAATTATTGCCAGCATTCCACAAAATGAGGATGTGTCCTTATATGCGGAAGGTCAGTTCACTGACTTATGTCGCGGCCCCCATGTGCCTTCTACAGGAAAGCTGAAAGTCTTTAAGCTTATGAAGCTGGCTGGCGCTTACTGGCGTGGCGATAGCAAAAATGAAATGTTGCAGCGGATTTATGGCACTGCTTGGTTGCGTAAGGAAGATCAAGATGCCTATTTGCATATGCTTGAGGAGTCCGAGAAACGTGATCATCGACGCCTTGGTAAGCAGCTCGATTTATTCCATTTCCAAGAAGAGGCCCCAGGCTTAATTTTCTGGCATCCAAAAGGCTGGTCTATTTGGCAAGAGGTTGAGCAATACATGCGTCGCGTGTATCAACAAGAGGGTTATCAAGAAGTCAAGGCACCACAGATTTTGGATCGTGGTCTTTGGGAAAAATCTGGTCACTGGGAAAACTACAAAGAAAACATGTTCACGACTGAGTCAGAAAATCGTGCGTATGCATTAAAGCCGATGAACTGTCCAGGTCATGTGCAAATTTATAACTCTGGTTTACATAGCTATCGTGAGTTGCCATTACGCTTTGGTGAGTTTGGCCAATGCCACCGTAATGAACCATCGGGTGCTTTACATGGTTTGATGCGTGTGCGCGGTTTTACTCAAGATGATGGGCATATTTTCTGTACAGAAGATCAGATTCAATCTGAAGTCGCTGCATTCGATAAAGCAGTACGCGCGGTTTATCAAGATTTTGGTTTTACCGAAGTGGCTGTAAAGCTCGCTTTACGTCCAGCTAAGCGTGTTGGTGATGATGCTATTTGGGATAAAGCAGAAGAGGCCCTCCGTGGTGCATTAAAGGCTTCCGGCCAAGAATGGGAAGAATTGCCAGGCGAGGGTGCTTTTTACGGTCCGAAGATCGAATATCACCTCAAGGACTCTATTGGCCGGACTTGGCAGTGCGGCACGATTCAGGTCGATTTCTCCATGCCAGCCCGTTTAGGGGCTGAATATGTGGCTGAAGACAATAGCCGCAAGACTCCAGTCATGCTTCATAGGGCAATTGTGGGCTCCTTAGAGCGTTTTATTGGTATTTTGATCGAAAACCACGCTGGAAACATGCCGGTTTGGCTAGCTCCAACCCAGGCTGTAGTCCTGAATATCTCCGGAAATTCTGCTGCATATGCACAACAAGTGCAGCAAATGCTGAAAAAACAAGGGTTTAGAGTTGAATCCGATTTGCGGAACGAGAAAATTACGTATAAAATACGCGAGCACGCATTACAGAAGATCCCATTTTTGCTTGTTGTAGGGGATAAAGAATCTGAAAGTAATACGGTGGCCGTTCGTGCCCGTGGCGGAGTGGATTTAGGTGTAATGCCCCTTGATGCCTTCGTTGCCCGACTCCAGCAGGATATATCCCAGAAAGTCGGACCCGAGCCTAGCTAG
- the infC gene encoding translation initiation factor IF-3, whose translation MATEKLQRINREITAPEVRLIGIDGEPIGVVKLSEALALAEEKDTDLVEIAPTAEPPVVRIMDFGKFKYQEAKRQHEAKLKQKVIQVKEVKFRPGTDDGDYGVKLRNLIRFLEDGDKTKITLRFRGREMAHQEIGARMLERLKLDLQEFGQVEQFPKMEGRQMVMVLAPIRKAK comes from the coding sequence ATCGCTACTGAAAAATTGCAGCGCATTAACCGGGAAATTACTGCTCCTGAAGTGCGTTTGATTGGAATTGATGGAGAACCCATTGGTGTAGTTAAGTTGAGTGAAGCCCTGGCTTTAGCGGAAGAGAAAGATACCGACTTGGTTGAAATTGCTCCGACAGCTGAACCACCTGTAGTCCGGATCATGGACTTTGGCAAATTCAAGTACCAGGAAGCGAAGCGTCAGCATGAAGCTAAGCTGAAGCAAAAAGTGATTCAGGTGAAGGAAGTGAAATTCCGTCCCGGCACAGATGATGGTGACTATGGTGTGAAGCTACGCAATCTAATCCGCTTTTTGGAAGATGGCGATAAGACAAAGATTACGTTGCGGTTTCGGGGTCGTGAAATGGCCCACCAGGAAATCGGAGCAAGAATGTTGGAACGTTTGAAGTTGGACTTACAAGAGTTTGGCCAAGTTGAACAGTTTCCAAAAATGGAAGGCCGCCAGATGGTGATGGTATTGGCCCCCATTCGTAAGGCTAAGTAA
- the rplT gene encoding 50S ribosomal protein L20 translates to MPRVKRGVTARARHKKITDAATGYRGRRKNVFRIAKQAVMRAGQYAYRDRRNKKRVFRALWIARINAAVRQHDMTYSVFMNGMKKAAIELDRKVLSDMAIADKAAFAALVTRIKSVVNAAA, encoded by the coding sequence ATGCCAAGAGTCAAACGTGGGGTTACAGCAAGAGCCCGTCATAAAAAAATCACTGATGCCGCAACCGGTTACCGCGGTCGTCGTAAAAACGTATTCCGTATTGCTAAGCAAGCGGTTATGCGTGCTGGTCAATATGCCTATCGTGACCGTCGCAACAAGAAACGTGTATTCCGCGCTTTGTGGATTGCTCGTATCAACGCGGCAGTTCGTCAGCATGACATGACCTATAGCGTATTCATGAATGGTATGAAGAAGGCTGCGATCGAACTCGACCGCAAAGTGCTTTCTGATATGGCCATTGCTGACAAAGCGGCTTTTGCTGCTTTGGTTACTCGGATCAAATCCGTAGTAAACGCTGCAGCTTAA